The following coding sequences are from one Geothrix sp. window:
- the moaA gene encoding GTP 3',8-cyclase MoaA, with the protein MQPLDSLGRPLKALRLSVTDRCNFRCTYCMPREVFGPDYAFLPREALLSFEEIARLVRIFAELGVTKLRLTGGEPLLRRELPALVRMLAAVPGIEDLALTTNGVLLPELAPALRAAGLKRLTVSLDTLRPDRFQALSDTDLPLSRVLAGIEAARSAGFGPLKLNCVLQRGVNEDEILELATFAREGGHTLRFIEFMDVGTTNGWRLESVVPADEVHRTLHARWPLAPLHTTQGAVARGWQYADGKGEVGLIASVTAPFCRSCDRARLSADGHLYTCLFAKGGLDLKGFLRSGHGDADLTSLLASHWKRRGDRYSELRRSATPGLPRIEMSHIGG; encoded by the coding sequence ATGCAGCCCCTCGACTCCCTGGGCCGACCCCTCAAGGCCCTCCGCCTCTCGGTCACCGACCGGTGCAACTTCCGCTGCACCTACTGCATGCCCAGGGAGGTCTTCGGGCCGGACTACGCCTTCCTGCCCCGGGAGGCCCTGCTCAGCTTCGAGGAGATCGCACGCCTGGTGCGGATCTTCGCGGAGCTCGGCGTCACCAAGCTCCGCCTCACGGGGGGCGAACCCCTCCTGCGCCGGGAGCTGCCGGCCCTGGTGCGGATGCTGGCCGCCGTGCCCGGCATCGAGGATCTGGCCCTGACCACCAATGGGGTCCTGCTGCCGGAGCTGGCGCCGGCCCTGCGAGCCGCCGGGCTCAAACGCCTCACCGTGAGCCTGGACACCCTGCGGCCGGACCGGTTCCAGGCCCTCAGCGACACGGACCTGCCCCTGTCCCGGGTGCTGGCGGGTATCGAGGCCGCCCGGTCTGCCGGGTTCGGCCCCCTCAAGCTCAACTGCGTCCTGCAGCGCGGCGTGAACGAGGACGAGATCCTGGAACTGGCCACCTTCGCCCGGGAGGGGGGCCACACCCTGCGCTTCATCGAATTCATGGACGTGGGCACCACCAACGGCTGGCGCCTGGAATCCGTGGTCCCCGCCGACGAGGTGCATCGCACCCTCCACGCCCGCTGGCCCCTGGCCCCCCTCCACACCACCCAGGGCGCCGTGGCCCGGGGGTGGCAGTACGCCGACGGCAAGGGCGAGGTGGGACTCATCGCCTCGGTCACGGCCCCCTTCTGCCGCAGCTGCGATCGCGCCCGCCTCTCCGCCGACGGGCACCTCTACACCTGCCTCTTCGCCAAGGGGGGCCTGGACTTGAAGGGCTTCCTCCGGAGCGGCCACGGGGATGCCGACCTCACCTCGCTGCTGGCCTCCCACTGGAAGCGCCGCGGGGACCGCTATTCCGAGCTGCGGCGCAGCGCGACCCCGGGCCTCCCCCGCATCGAGATGTCCCACATCGGCGGCTGA
- a CDS encoding tetratricopeptide repeat-containing S1 family peptidase: protein MLQVAPPPPANPDPVRAQASVVLVQGRLGGSRVQQGSGVVIAPFLVATNAHVVERTQGLTVRQGQSTWAVSEVRLDRSRDLCLLTVPGLTLPPADPAPFPVEPGQKVLAVGYPGGQGPVVSRGRLRGIWHHGEGHLLQSDAMTLPGSSGGGLFDEAGRLLGLTTLTFTPSPRLNFSVPLDRLEALMLQPEAVLENRIEEGRRKRSDDWLEGLCEDPRNWPAWEVAARQWVQDLPRDENAWLALGLALDRAARASAGSGSSPNLLPEGVEAYRRSLALRRSPKTWNNLGVALDLLNRFEDAELAFHEALDMEPGYALAWLNLGCARMNAHRFPEAAEAFRKGLALRPDEADAWLRLAHCQRSAGRREAALASLRIALRYRPLVGEHWLDLGLLLVDLARLDEAREVGARLDAMNPELAERLRAALSRVRSGRSSAGAGAKRPGHQG, encoded by the coding sequence ATGCTTCAGGTCGCGCCGCCTCCGCCAGCGAATCCGGACCCGGTCCGCGCCCAGGCCTCCGTGGTCCTGGTGCAGGGCCGGCTGGGCGGCTCCCGCGTCCAGCAGGGCAGCGGCGTGGTGATCGCGCCCTTCCTCGTGGCCACCAATGCCCACGTGGTGGAACGGACCCAAGGACTCACCGTCAGGCAGGGACAGTCCACCTGGGCCGTGAGCGAGGTGCGGCTGGACCGGAGCCGGGATCTCTGCCTGCTCACGGTGCCCGGCCTGACCCTCCCCCCGGCCGATCCCGCCCCGTTCCCCGTCGAACCGGGCCAGAAGGTGCTGGCCGTGGGCTATCCAGGCGGCCAGGGTCCCGTGGTATCCCGGGGGCGCCTCCGGGGCATCTGGCACCACGGTGAGGGGCACCTGCTCCAGAGTGATGCCATGACCTTGCCCGGGAGCAGCGGCGGTGGCCTGTTCGACGAGGCCGGCCGCCTGCTGGGCCTCACGACCCTGACCTTTACGCCGAGCCCCCGGCTGAACTTCTCCGTGCCCCTGGACCGGCTTGAGGCGTTGATGCTCCAGCCGGAGGCGGTGCTGGAAAACCGGATCGAGGAAGGCCGTCGCAAACGGAGCGACGACTGGTTGGAGGGGCTCTGCGAGGATCCCCGCAACTGGCCCGCCTGGGAAGTCGCGGCCCGGCAGTGGGTCCAGGACCTGCCCAGGGACGAGAACGCCTGGCTGGCCCTGGGCCTGGCCCTGGACCGGGCGGCCCGGGCTTCGGCCGGTTCCGGCTCCTCGCCCAACCTGCTGCCGGAGGGGGTGGAGGCCTACCGCCGATCCCTGGCCCTGCGGCGGAGCCCCAAGACCTGGAACAACCTGGGCGTCGCCCTGGATCTGCTCAACCGCTTCGAGGACGCCGAGCTGGCCTTCCATGAGGCCCTCGACATGGAACCGGGCTACGCCCTGGCTTGGTTGAACCTGGGCTGCGCCCGGATGAACGCACACCGGTTTCCCGAAGCCGCCGAGGCCTTCCGGAAGGGGCTGGCCCTGCGTCCCGACGAGGCGGATGCCTGGCTCCGGCTCGCCCATTGCCAGCGGAGCGCGGGGCGGCGGGAAGCTGCCCTGGCGAGCCTGCGGATCGCCCTCCGTTATCGGCCCCTCGTCGGCGAGCATTGGCTGGATCTCGGCCTGCTGCTGGTGGACCTGGCGCGCCTTGACGAAGCCCGGGAGGTGGGGGCGAGGCTCGACGCGATGAATCCCGAACTGGCGGAGCGGCTGCGGGCCGCGCTGAGCCGGGTCAGATCAGGTCGTTCTTCCGCTGGCGCGGGAGCAAAAAGGCCTGGCCATCAAGGCTGA